From Ictalurus punctatus breed USDA103 chromosome 2, Coco_2.0, whole genome shotgun sequence:
ATGGAAGAGAATATCGTGGCGTcaaaacggactccgtgcgtgtttgcagcgattcgcaatctccgatcacgacggtaacctcacgccccacgctaatttctctctctctctctctctctccctctctccaggaggcgtaagcgcggacgagaccgccggatagtgagagtcgcacacacggaggacgccggcccgggaaaacccccgccccgccttgggaatcccgcctccgccacgagtcgactccgccggccgtcacttataacacgttcacctcaccctagccacaataaagcacCGTCTGCAACCATCCTTcggtctcctgtgggtctgtacgctgcccttccccgggctaattcctcacaactggtggaggatgcgggcgtagtacagacccgcctactgcaaaacaaaacaacaacaacaacaaaaaaaaaaccaaacaaaaaaaaaaaatataaataaacccgcgagagagagaggagaaaaaaaaaaaaaaaaaaaaaaaaggggggggccCACAAAATAGACCCCACCCTGCAACACCTGCTGGAGACTagcctccagcagcacgccgtgacacagcagctcgccgaaagccttcaggtcaccacacagacactgattgCCATGAGGACTGAGACCCCCGCCGCCTCCACGCCTCTCCCCGACGCAACCAGCGAGATCCGCCGCCTACTACCCCCCCTTGGCCCCGAAGAGGACCTTGAGGCGTACTTCGAGACCTTCGAGAGTATCACCCGCCGGGAGGGGTGGGACCGTGACGACTGGCCCCGTGCCCTTGGTCCcctgctcacgggagaggcccgaacagcctactatgccctcgagccggaggaggctacggactacctggcgatgaaggagggagtcctggcgtGGTGTGGCCGAACCCCTGGCCAGGCAGCTACTGAATTCCATCGTTGGGTTTATCGATCAGGTACTCGACCACGTTGCCAGATGAACGCCCTCCTCCGGATCACCAAACGATGGCTCCGACCGGATCGGCATACCGCCTCGGAGGTGGCGGAGAAGGTGGCGGTCGACCGTTTCCTGAGAGCGCTACcccgggcagagagacaggccgtGGGGGCCCACGCCCCAACTACGCCCCAGGAACTCCTGACTGCCCTGGAGCGAaccttggccaccctggagctcgactccggggagcagcagcacctcgatcGGCCCCTCGGTGCCCAGGGCCCCCGGTCTGACCGCCAGACCCGGCCCCGCATCTGGAGGAACCCACAGAGGGCGCCCACTTGTGAACACCCCCGagacgagcccatgcctacagagccggagagggaagccgcccggctgcttacaaaaccatggctggcaggctgcaccctccatcagcagcaaccgccggaggcgccctccgtgacggtgtgggtcgaagggagaccggtaaccgccctactggacaccgggagcacggtgacccttgcccaaccctccatcctgcctgagGGGCGCCGACCAAGCGGGACGCTTACCGTGACatgcgtccatggggacacccgggaggtcccctcagctgaggtccagatccggaGCGAAGCCGGCACCTGGCCCCTCCAGGTCGGAATCATCCCCGAACTCCCCGTGCCCCTCCTCCTGGGACgagactggccaggattccGGGTGGTACCGAGAGCCGAGTCCCGGAGACCGCGGCGGCGGGGGAAGGGGATCCCAACCTGGccggcctacctggcccaggacgacggagAGGCCACCTCAGAAGGTAAGACCCCCCAAACTACTAACCCTCTGTCATCTGTCTTTCCCCAGGTAAACCGGGAGGGAAAGTTCGgccgggagcagaaggaggatgaccgactgaagcactgctgggcccaggtatgggtgatagagggggtcgaccagagcccagacctgaggcTCCCCACATCGTACTTCCTCGTCCGAGGGGGGCTCCTGTACCAACGGGCCTGCCGCCGtggggagcaggtggacctactggtggtgccCCGAGCCAAGACAGCCGTCTTATTACACCtagcccacacccatcccctcggcggccacctgggggcccgaaataccctggagaaactgcgggaccgcttcgtgtggcccgggatggacgcggaGGTCCGGACCTTTTGTCAACAGTGCCCGCAGTGCCAACGCACGGCCCCGCGGAGGCCCCCGCCGGCGCCCCTGATACCCCTGCCCATCATCGGCGTCCCGTTtgagcgagtgggcatggatctcgtggggcccctacccaagtcggcccggggccatgaatacatcctggtccTGGTCGCCGGGGCCCAGTCAACTACCGCCTACAGCAGCCCGGTAAGCCGAAGGACGGGAAGCTATACCAcgtaaacctgctgaaaaagtgggtggaaccaaccccggtggtgtcggcgttcgcagctcaggactcggaccggggcaagggtaccttggtcggcttcggggaggacctcacccccacccaaagacaggagcttaTCGAGCTGACCGACCAGTTTGCAGATGTGTTTTCGGCTGCCCCGGGAATGACtcagctggtccagcatgaaatcaagactcctcccggtgtagtggtgagacaaaggccaTACCGCGTCCCCGAGGCCCGGCGCCAGGCCATCGAGGAGGAAGTCAGTCGCATGCTGCGGGACCACATCatcgaggagtccagcagcccctggtccagccccatcgtcgtcgtgccgaagccggatggaagcatgaggctatgcaattacttccggaggctgaaccaggtgtcggagtttgacagctaccccctccccagagtggacgacctgatcgagaggctggggagagcccggttcatatcgaccctggacctcaccaaaggctattggcaagtggcgctcgcaccggaggcaaggcctaagacagcctttagcacggccaccggccactggcagtactggttctcccctttgggctgcacggggcgcccgccacgttccagcggctaatggacatcctcctgAGACCCCACCGACAGTTTGCCgcggcctacctggacgacgtggtcatacactcc
This genomic window contains:
- the LOC128629328 gene encoding uncharacterized protein LOC128629328, whose translation is MRTETPAASTPLPDATSEIRRLLPPLGPEEDLEAYFETFESITRREGWDRDDWPRALGPLLTGEARTAYYALEPEEATDYLAMKEGVLAWCGRTPGQAATEFHRWVYRSGTRPRCQMNALLRITKRWLRPDRHTASEVAEKVAVDRFLRALPRAERQAVGAHAPTTPQELLTALERTLATLELDSGEQQHLDRPLGAQGPRSDRQTRPRIWRNPQRAPTCEHPRDEPMPTEPEREAARLLTKPWLAGCTLHQQQPPEAPSVTVWVEGRPVTALLDTGSTVTLAQPSILPEGRRPSGTLTVTCVHGDTREVPSAEVQIRSEAGTWPLQVGIIPELPVPLLLGRDWPGFRVVPRAESRRPRRRGKGIPTWPAYLAQDDGEATSEGKTPQTTNPLSSVFPQ